The following coding sequences lie in one Miscanthus floridulus cultivar M001 chromosome 9, ASM1932011v1, whole genome shotgun sequence genomic window:
- the LOC136483693 gene encoding disease resistance protein Pik-2-like, whose amino-acid sequence MADLAVSLAKSVVEGAVTKALAAIEEEATLRQSTQNDLVFITGEFQMMQSFLNVADEERARNNVVRTWVRQVRDLAYNVEDCIEYVIHLDKASDCHCRCLPGFIRPELPLDKAVAEIKLLKGRVEEVSLRNMRYNLISDSGSKPVTQQQLVPGASVGATTFDMLVKARDTTKMQRGLGDLTKLLITKKPGGDLGVISVWAAGGNADTTPIIREAYGKPEICDSFRCRGWAKLSHPFNPHEFQPSLLIQFHTNSCLQKKSGVDVGTLKRLEVAAEGELIEEFMEQMKERYLVILENVSSMVEWDTVRAYLPEEKNHSWVIISTQQSEVARLCVGDPWQVFELKQSSAEHSVCVFFREGSQGDRDKSKQTTMVMANNNEASSSMGVQNNTDMCIGRFPLVEVRDSQMKDLRGYLARACVNGVPVISVWGIAGVGKSALVRNLYYDIMYDSSNRIFTMYSWVDVSHPFNLRNLAWSLLSQLQSDSPQQNGISNPIQECHELLEKHRCLVIIDGLQSTEEWDLIRHYLVSTQCRSIIVVITTEASIAIHCANREEAMYNVKSLEDDEARDLFKKKVGTFPDSSALRDSEDPELRKLISMCGGLPKVIVAVANFLAPMTVSWMKTAMNLSDRFMHDLETKPEFDNLRGLFGWMHSYFRTCPDYLKPCILYLSIFPQGQSIRRRRLVRRWIAEGYSRDTSNRSAEENGEKFFSMLLDLSIIQQTPHSVTTADTRTVMCQVNGFFREYIISRQKDEDLVFELEGRCILTSQRTGRHLVIKDSWDRDKIVFSSIDFSRLRSLTVFGQWKPFFISDTMRVLRVLDLENATGVTYKYLEQMLKLLPRLKLLSLRGIREICHLPSSFAALRQLETLDVRGTSIVTLPPSITKLTKLQYIRAGTAKEPSVACAHLSWLPCCRRACPVGGVQVPAGIEELTSLHTLGAVNVGFSGGKTILKELKKLTQLHKLEVTGVNKKNSKEFCSTISDHVHLESLSVWLCMGNNEPCLNDMFWPLQKHLEKLQSLKLYGLAKVVPPWIKDLPKLTKLHVKMAISKNVNISEVLGEIKGLCILRLDIRPLEDGDGDLNFCVKVNGVEQRSYLNVRILEIACNSELNVSFGSLAMENLELLTAKCCTGSAVKFAELKSLSKGKLKEVWYLGSLDNKVKVDMENQLNQHPKTPALKLEEPCSS is encoded by the exons ATGGCGGACCTGGCAGTGAGCTTGGCCAAATCGGTGGTGGAGGGGGCTGTGACCAAGGCCCTGGCGGCGATTGAGGAGGAGGCAACGCTGCGGCAGAGCACGCAGAACGACCTGGTGTTCATCACCGGTGAGTTCCAGATGATGCAGTCCTTCCTCAATGTCGCAGATGAGGAGCGCGCCAGGAACAACGTGGTGAGGACCTGGGTGAGACAGGTCCGTGACCTCGCATACAACGTGGAGGACTGCATCGAGTATGTGATCCACCTTGACAAGGCGTCAGACTGCCACTGCCGCTGCCTCCCAGGCTTCATCAGGCCAGAGCTGCCACTGGACAAGGCGGTCGCCGAGATAAAGCTGCTCAAGGGCAGGGTTGAGGAGGTGAGCCTTAGGAACATGCGCTACAACCTCATTAGTGATTCAGGTTCCAAGCCCGTCACGCAGCAACAGTTGGTGCCTGGTGCTTCTGTCGGTGCCACAACATTTGACATGCTCGTCAAAGCAAGAGATACCACAAAGATGCAACGAGGATTAGGAGATCTGACCAAGTTGTTGATCACCAAGAAACCTGGTGGAGACCTTGGAGTGATCTCAGTGTGGGCAGCAGGTGGCAATGCTGATACCACACCCATCATCAGGGAGGCTTATGGCAAACCAGAAATATGTGACAGCTTCAGATGCCGTGGCTGGGCAAAGCTGTCGCACCCTTTCAATCCCCATGAGTTCCAGCCGAGCTTGCTGATTCAGTTCCACACAAACTCATGCCTACAAAAGAAATCGGGTGTAGACGTTGGTACCCTCAAGAGATTGGAAGTGGCTGCAGAAGGCGAACTTATTGAAGAGTTCATGGAGCAAATGAAGGAGAGGTACCTGGTTATCCTGGAAAACGTTTCCAGTATGGTAGAGTGGGACACCGTCAGAGCTTACCTGCCTGAAGAGAAAAATCACAGCTGGGTCATCATCTCTACTCAGCAATCTGAAGTCGCTAGGCTGTGTGTTGGAGATCCATGGCAAGTGTTTGAGCTTAAGCAGTCCTCAGCCGAACACTCTGTATGTGTCTTCTTCAGGGAG GGTTCTCAAGGCGACAGAGATAAAAGCAAGCAAACCACTATGGTGATGGCTAACAATAatgaggcatcatcatcaatgGGTGTCCAAAACAACACTGATATGTGTATTGGTCGATTCCCCCTAGTTGAAGTACGTGATTCACAGATGAAAGATCTCCGTGGCTATTTAGCCAGGGCGTGTGTTAATGGTGTTCCTGTGATATCCGTGTGGGGGATAGCTGGTGTTGGGAAATCAGCTCTAGTCAGGAACTTATACTACGACATAATGTATGACAGTAGCAACAGAATATTTACCATGTACAGTTGGGTGGATGTATCACATCCATTCAATTTAAGGAACTTGGCTTGGAGCTTACTTTCACAACTTCAGTCAGATTCTCCTCAGCAAAATGGAATCAGCAATCCCATTCAAGAGTGTCATGAGCTTCTGGAGAAGCATCGCTGCCTTGTCATTATAGATGGTTTGCAATCCACAGAAGAGTGGGATCTAATACGACATTACTTGGTATCTACACAATGTAGAAGCATTATCGTTGTGATTACAACTGAAGCAAGCATAGCCATACATTGTGCAAATCGAGAAGAGGCCATGTACAATGTCAAAAGTCTAGAAGACGATGAAGCACGTGATCTCTTCAAAAAGAAG GTAGGCACATTTCCAGATTCGTCCGCTTTAAGGGATTCTGAAGATCCGGAGCTTCGAAAACTTATTTCCATGTGTGGCGGACTTCCCAAAGTAATAGTTGCTGTAGCCAACTTTTTGGCACCCATGACAGTCAGCTGGATGAAAACCGCAATGAATCTTAGTGACAGATTTATGCATGATCTGGAGACTAAACCAGAATTTGATAACCTGCGTGGACTATTTGGTTGGATGCATTCCTACTTCCGTACTTGCCCAGATTATCTCAAGCCATGTATCCTCTACCTGTCCATTTTCCCGCAAGGCCAAAGCATTCGACGGAGGCGTCTAGTGAGGCGGTGGATCGCAGAGGGTTACTCGAGGGACACGTCCAACAGGTCAGCTGAGGAGAATGGGGAGAAATTCTTCTCAATGCTCCTTGATCTGAGTATCATCCAGCAGACTCCACATTCAGTCACCACTGCAGATACAAGAACGGTCATGTGCCAAGTCAATGGTTTCTTCCGTGAGTACATCATATCAAGGCAAAAGGATGAGGACCTTGTCTTCGAACTGGAGGGCAGGTGCATATTGACCAGTCAACGCACAGGACGTCACCTTGTCATAAAGGATAGCTGGGACAGAGACAAGATCGTGTTCAGTAGTATTGACTTCTCAAGGCTACGCTCCCTCACTGTGTTTGGACAGTGgaagcccttcttcatcagtgacacTATGAGGGTGCTCCGGGTGCTTGATCTCGAGAATGCAACAGGTGTGACATATAAATACCTGGAGCAGATGCTGAAGCTGCTTCCTCGCCTCAAGTTGCTCTCTCTAAGAGGAATAAGAGAGATCTGCCATCTGCCAAGTTCATTTGCGGCTCTGAGGCAACTTGAAACTCTGGATGTCAGGGGCACCTCCATAGTCACTTTGCCACCATCCATCACCAAACTTACCAAGCTGCAATACATCCGTGCTGGCACAGCCAAGGAACCATCAGTAGCATGTGCTCATTTGTCATGGTTGCCTTGCTGCCGCAGAGCTTGTCCTGTAGGTGGTGTTCAGGTGCCTGCAGGGATTGAGGAACTTACATCCTTGCACACTCTTGGTGCCGTCAATGTTGGTTTTTCAGGGGGCAAGACCATCCTGAAAGAGCTCAAGAAGCTCACCCAATTGCACAAGCTCGAAGTGACCGGTGTCAACAAGAAAAACAGCAAAGAGTTCTGTTCTACCATCTCAGACCACGTTCATTTGGAATCCTTATCAGTTTGGCTCTGCATGGGCAATAATGAACCATGTTTGAATGACATGTTCTGGCCTCTGCAGAAACATCTGGAAAAACTTCAAAGCCTTAAACTATATGGTCTTGCAAAAGTGGTGCCACCATGGATCAAAGATCTTCCTAAACTCACAAAGTTACATGTGAAAATGGCAATATCAAAAAATGTTAACATAAGCGAAGTTCTTGGGGAAATAAAAGGACTATGTATTCTACGTCTTGATATCAGGCCACTTGAAGATGGTGATGGTGACCTTAACTTTTGTGTCAAGGTGAATGGAGTAGAGCAGCGCAGTTATTTGAACGTCAGGATACTTGAGATTGCTTGTAACTCTGAGTTAAATGTATCCTTTGGATCATTAGCAATGGAAAATCTTGAGCTGCTGACAGCTAAATGCTGTACTGGGTCGGCAGTGAAGTTTGCTGAGCTAAAGAGTCTGTCTAAAGGAAAACTCAAGGAGGTGTGGTATTTGGGTTCCCTTGACAACAAAGTTAAGGTGGACATGGAGAATCAACTTAACCAGCATCCTAAGACACCAGCTTTGAAACTGGAGGAACCATGTTCGTCCTGA